From the genome of Pseudomonas sp. gcc21, one region includes:
- a CDS encoding DNA polymerase III subunit chi, which yields MTRIDFYLLSSDQPSARLEYACRLAHKAWGKGHKVYLHCASEEQAGELDALLWSFRADSFVPHGLHSDYPDEPVVCGYSEDPSPHHDLLINVTDATPPFFSRFSRLAEIIVEDDSVRVPARDRFRFYRERGYPLNSHPIRMAQ from the coding sequence ATGACCCGAATCGATTTTTATCTTCTCTCCAGCGATCAGCCCAGCGCGCGACTGGAGTACGCCTGCCGGCTGGCCCACAAGGCGTGGGGCAAGGGCCACAAGGTGTACCTGCACTGCGCCAGCGAAGAGCAAGCGGGCGAGCTGGATGCGTTGCTATGGTCGTTTCGCGCCGACAGCTTCGTGCCCCATGGCTTGCACAGCGACTATCCGGACGAACCGGTAGTCTGTGGCTACAGCGAGGATCCGTCGCCCCATCACGATCTCCTGATCAATGTGACGGACGCCACCCCGCCGTTCTTCAGCCGTTTCAGCCGTCTCGCAGAGATCATCGTCGAGGATGATTCGGTTCGCGTTCCCGCCCGGGACCGCTTTCGTTTCTACCGCGAACGGGGCTATCCTCTGAACTCCCATCCAATTCGCATGGCGCAGTGA